From Girardinichthys multiradiatus isolate DD_20200921_A chromosome 3, DD_fGirMul_XY1, whole genome shotgun sequence, the proteins below share one genomic window:
- the si:dkeyp-69b9.3 gene encoding myocardin: MTLLASERSLLIRNKFRSVLQLRIQNRRLSEINADPGLKSASTHQKTEKKQSEAQHQTEEGATQTLPPGGLSTETAQERTVCGTQRQRKARPSQNLTERIQQPPAAAEQQLEHTLSLEIGPTSFPTDVFEEDISSSISSLNTEQHGSLQMPSISSLPGLPVDQPLSDCSAVGLTLNNSPSHAQSGLTLLQTTAGVRQPVSVTLGESNCLAPTGRPNGMFLTSQTTPLLPKKARPPSPICSSALPNPLNFNHLTRPRKPRDIKPKMKKLKYHQYIPPDQKGASGTGAGGAKQSIPAATQPLDPAYSHLLKQQQVFLQLQILQSQQQQQQRLQPQQQVTVVSSGDHNDLVKSCGVSPLGLQPVLATTNQTATDTNPASKPELLPANLVDLTVSELRQQLRKRGLPVSGTKPALLQRLRPFQLQHACPTPASFCKLDSSLEPLIPCAPLPRCQSPASSPGFGLNSPGSSPNQQLYIPDGGIPNGILSDSPNRDPKGTLNAVPKVFTNAASVSLAGEQCGLSSTVFLDPASTASGTPSPSLPMSSSSPLQCGTPWRTESEQQKQLELSVKLEKREKKRSKPSDCYVKAGTESGEGPLHPFLQQDPGYLKRKAKLNAQKEVLFAQPCDVIGHDFELPLQITASPVQTSPSVRSLEEELQEAIQKAQMDPRESIDDILDEPFICDGSLEASDDKSAAHRSPAPQTEQPQPFQQQDDNFLPSPLCSSLLLELPPSPALINPTQVVPAPPPLPICTSPLPSNRKSRKRRAATSFDAADWLETLTSGLHPLTPPKPPFVESDFSLDSDLNVNRVLDLLIEQW; encoded by the exons tccTGCAGCTGAGGATTCAGAACCGAAGGCTGAGTGAAATCAATGCGGACCCAG ggttgaaatcagcctccaCTCATCAAAAAACCGAGAAAAAACAGAGTGAAGCTCAA CATCAAACTGAGGAAGGTGCCACTCAGACGTTGCCCCCTGGTGGTCTGAGCACTGAAACTGCACAAG AGAGGACTGTATGTGGGACCCAGAGGCAGAGGAAGGCTCGCCCCTCACAGAACCTCACTGAGAGAATCCAGCAACCTCCAGCAGCTGCAGAGCAACAGCTTGAGCACACATTGTCCCTGGAGATTG GTCCTACCTCGTTCCCTACTGATGTCTTTGAAGAGGACATCTCATCCTCCATTTCGTCTTTAAACACGGAGCAACATGGCTCTCTCCAAATGCCATCCATTTCCTCGCTGCCAGGGCTCCCAGTTGACCAACCACTAAGTGACTGCTCAGCTGTGGGCCTGACCCTTAATAATAGTCCCAGTCATGCACAG TCTGGGTTGACGTTGCTTCAGACAACAGCAGGCGTCAGGCAACCTGTGAGCGTGACCCTGGGTGAATCAAACTGCTTAGCACCAACTGGAAGACCAAATGGGATGTTTCTGACCTCTCAGACCACACCCCTGTTGCCAAAG AAAGCTCGGCCACCCAGTCCGATCTGCTCCTCGGCTTTGCCCAATCCCCTAAACTTCAATCACCTTACCCGCCCACGGAAACCACGGGACATCAAACCCAAGATGAAGAAACTCAAGTATCATCAGTACATTCCTCCAGACCAGAAGGGAGCATCTGGGACTGGAG CGGGAGGAGCTAAACAGAGCATCCCTGCCGCCACCCAGCCTTTAGACCCCGCCTACTCCCATCTGCTGAAACAGCAGCAGGTCTTCCTCCAGCTTCAAATTCTCCAGagtcagcagcaacagcagcagcgaCTACAGCCTCAACAGCAGGTTACAGTTGTATCAAG TGGAGATCATAATGATCTAGTGAAGTCTTGTGGAGTCTCACCACTTGGTCTCCAACCTGTCCTTGCCACAACAAACCAAACTGCGACAGACACAAATCCTGCATCCAAACCAGAACTTCTTCCTGCAAATCTTGTTGATTTAACG GTGTCAGAGTTAAGGCAGCAGCTGCGTAAGCGGGGCCTCCCTGTCTCTGGAACTAAGCCGGCCTTGTTGCAGCGCCTTCGTCCCTTCCAGCTTCAGCATGCCTGCCCAACCCCTGCCTCCTTTTGTAAGCTGGACAGCAGCCTTGAGCCCCTAATTCCCTGTGCCCCTCTACCTCGCTGTCAGAGCCCTGCCTCCAGCCCTGGCTTCGGACTGAACTCGCCCGGCAGCAGCCCAAACCAACAGCTGTACATCCCAGATGGCGGAATTCCTAATGGGATTCTCAGTGACAGTCCCAACAGAGATCCAAAGGGGACTCTTAACGCTGTCCCGAAAGTGTTCACAAATGCTGCATCAGTCAGTTTGGCAGGTGAACAGTGCGGTCTCAGCAGCACTGTGTTCTTGGATCCCGCCAGCACTGCCTCAGGAACTCCAAGTCCCAGTTTGCCCATGTCGTCCTCCTCACCCCTACAGTGTGGGACTCCCTGGAGAACCGAAAGCGAGCAGCAGAAGCAGCTAGAGCTGAGTGTGAAGCTAGAGAAGAGGGAGAAGAAGAGGAGCAAGCCCAGTGACTGCTATGTGAAAGCTGGTACTGAG TCGGGGGAGGGACCTCTTCATCCATTCCTGCAACAGGATCCTGGATACTTAAAAAGAAAGGCTAAACTAAATGCACAAAAAGAAGTGTTGTTTGCTCAG CCGTGTGATGTGATTGGCCATGACTTTGAGCTGCCACTGCAAATTACAGCCAGTCCAGTTCAGACCTCACCTAGTGTTCGCAGCTTGGAGGAAGAGCTACAGGAGGCAATTCAGAAAGCTCAG ATGGACCCTCGAGAGTCCATTGATGATATTCTAGATGAGCCTTTTATTTGTGATG GCTCTCTTGAGGCCTCTGATGATAAATCTGCTGCACACCGTTCCCCTGCCCCTCAAACAGAACAGCCTCAgccttttcagcaacaagatgACAACTTCCTGCCATCACCTCTTTGTTCCTCTCTCTTACTTGAGCTTCCTCCATCTCCTGCTTTAATAAACCCGACCCAGGTTGTCCCTGCTCCTCCACCGCTCCCAATCTGCACCTCTCCTCTGCCTTCAAATAGAAAGTCACGGAAACGACGGGCTGCTACATCGTTTGACGCTGCCGATTGGCTCGAAACCCTCACGTCAGGCCTCCATCCTCTCACCCCTCCAAAACCTCCCTTTGTTGAGTCCGATTTTAGTCTAGATTCAGATCTGAATGTGAATCGAGTCCTGGATCTTTTGATAGAGCAGTGGTAA